AGACCTACGATCCTCACGAAGTGTACTATCAAAGCTTGCAGTATCTTAGTGAGAGCCAGCTGGAACTTTTGATAACTGCATATACGCTGGATGGGATGAAATTGAGCGATATCTCCGAAGCATTGGGACGTAAGGGAATAAAGACCGATAGCAAGGTTTTGGTGGAGCGTGGTTTGTTGGCAATCGTGAACGACACTTGCGTGGTTCAGAAGAAACGTGCTTTTGGATTGTGGCTGGAAGAGAATCCGGATTCTACCCCCGCTTTGCTGAAGAAGATCAGCACGTATCTGAAGAAAAACGATGTGTTGCCGCAGGTGCTCTTGCGCTTGAACATCCGTTATGCAGCTTACAATGCGGCTCTATTCAATGAGATGTTGCAGCTGTTTATGCTGATTTCAGACGGAGAAAGCTGCATCAGCATCTACGATTATCTTCTTTCGATTAGCAAGAATGCCCAGGAAAAGATGCAAAATACGGTAAAGCTGGCAGCCTGCTATTCGAGCATCAGTCAGAAGGATAAGGCAATAGACTACTATCGTCAATGCCTTCATATATGCACGGAAAACAACTTGCCGGCGGAAGAGATTGTGTACAACCTGTCTAATACGCTTTTTGCCGTGAATTCAAATAGCTTTGCCCTGGAGATCATAAAAAAATACTCTCCTGCTACGATTGATGCCTACTGGAAATCCAGAATCCAACTGCTGAAAGGAGATATCCTTACTGAAAGCGAAGAGTTCAACGAGGCTTTTGAGACTCTTGATACGGTGCTGCAATCCATGGGCAACATCGAAGACCAGCACCAGCGCTATCTGATTCAGGCGGAAGCTAAGAAAATCAAGGGGAAAATACACTATTACATCAATGAATGGGATCAAGCTGAAGAAGCATTCAAGGAGTCTGAAACTATGTACGGCCTTGCCGATGATCATGCCGGACTGGCGGCAATCTACAACAATCTGGGTGTGTTGTACATGTTTCAGGGGGATTGGGAGCAGAGTGAGACATACTTTCTAAAAAGCTTAGCCCTGGAAAAGGACTACTACAATCTGAACGGTATTTCTGTGTGCTTCAATAACCTGGGCGGATTGATGGACGATAAGGGTGATGCTGCCCGGTCTTTATACTATCTGGAAGAAGCTCTGAAGATACAGCGTCTGCTCTCGGAACCATACAATATTACCAATATATACAACAACATTGGGGTTACAATGATGGACCACGGTGATTTCGACAGAGCTGAAGATGCGCTGAGGAAATCCCTGGAAACAGCTATAGAATTCAATTTCTTCCGAAACACTGTGGCGTCTCTGAACAATCTGGGGGCACTCAGTTTCAAGAAGGGAGATTGGAAGGGCTCCATCAGCTATTATGAAAAAGCCATCAAGCTAAGCGAAGAAAACAGCTTTGGCGAGGGGTTGCTGCGCTCCTTCAACAACCTGGGTGAAGTATATGAAAAGAGTAGTGAGTTGAACCTGGCTTATGACCTATATTTCAAGGGCTTGGAGATGCTACCCTCAGTGAGCGATGAATACATCAAAGCAGAGCTCTATGGCAATCTGGGCTCGGTGCTCACAAAACTGCACAAGTTCAAAGATGCATACCGCTACCTGATGGAGAGTTTCGATTTCTTCAAAGCACTTGGTGCCAGGGACAAGATTATCGAAGGCTGCCAAAACCAGGCCTATTACTTCATTATGACTCATAATGCCGATAGTGCGGATTATTTTCTGAATGAAGCTTTCCGTCTTGCTACAGAACAACAGAATGACTTCGAAATCGGCTGGACATACTATCTGCGTGCGCTCTTGGAACGCAAGAATCCGGAAAACGCCAAAACGCATCTGGAAGAAGCACTCAAACGCTTTGTTGCCACAAATAGTCATTACGAGCTGTCTTTGGCAAATTACGAATTGGCCGAAGTGCTGTTGGATCTGGAAGAATGGGAACAGGCTCTGCAGATATTGAAAAACAACAAGAAAGTGATTCAGCATTATGGCTCCATAAAGCTCTTGGAACAGAATGACATACTGATGCAAAGGATTTCCCGCGAATATTCCTCGCAGATGCAAGAAGTGAAGTTTGAAGAGAACCTGCTCAATCAATTTTATGAGATCACGCAGAAGCTGAATACGATTACAGATCTGGATCTGATTATCGAGCAATCTCTTACTAGCTTGATAGAGATTTCGGAGGCGGACGGCGGTATTTTATGTTTGCACAGTACAGCAAATCTACCAGATGCTTGGGAATATAAGATATTCAGGAATTTCTCGGCGGAAGACAAGGATTATGATAGCTTCATGTATCTATGTGCGGAAGTACATCAGGAGAACAAAGTACTAAACTACAAGCAACCTCATTTTGCGGCATCATACAACAATATATTGCTGTTGCCATTATCCATCCGCAAGGATACCCTGGGTGCGGTATTGCTCTTCTGCAAAAGCGGTTCACGCTACTTCAGCGAACGCATTATCAACCTCTTGAATGCGTTATCAAATCAGATAATCGTAATTATCGAGAACATCCGCAACGCAAATCTGGAAAAGACACATGCTACCATTCGGGAACAGCTTCACGAAGGCAGGTTATATGCCAATATAATTGGTAAAAGTCCGGAGATGATGAAGATTTTCGAGATCATAGAAAAGGTGAAGGACACCCCTACCACAGTGCTTTTAGAAGGAGATAGCGGAACTGGAAAGGAATTGATCGCCAGAGCCTTGCATTATGGCAGCAATCGCGCTGGGAAAGCATTTGTGGCTCAGTATTGCGGAGCTCTGCCTGAAACCCTGCTGGAAAGTGAACTGTTTGGTCACGTAAAAGGTAGTTTCACCGGAGCAGCATACGATAAGAAGGGTCTCTTTGAAATAGCCGACGGCGGTACTTTCTTCCTGGATGAGATTGCCGACATCAGTCAATCCACTCAAGCCAAACTGCTGCGATTCCTGCAGGAAGGTGAGGTGAAACGGGTTGGCGCCACCAAGACGGAGAAAGTGAATGTTCGCGTGGTCTGCGCCACCAATGTTCCGCTCTTGGATAAGGTGAATAAAGGTGATTTTCGTTTGGATCTATACTATCGGCTTAATGTGATCCGCATTCAAGTACCACCCCTAAAAAATCGTCCTGGAGACGTCCCGCTTCTTGCGATCCACTTTTTGGATAAATACAACAAACGCATTGGCAAAAATGTATCGGGCTTTACAGATGAAGCCATGAAGACCTTGGAGAACTATGAATTTCCGGGAAATGTGCGCCAATTGGAGAATGAAATTGAGCGAGCAGTAACTTTGGTGGAAGACAATACTTTCATTCATGCCTCGGATTTCTCGGAGGAAGTGCATCGTCACTTTGAGCACAGCCGCACAATTGACCTCTTGAGCACAAAGCAAAATCTGAAGGAAGCTGTGGAAGAACTTGAACGGAAAATGATCTCTGCATGCATGGAAAAGTATGACTGGAACCAAACCCAGGCAGCCAGAGAGTTGGGGCTTTCGCGCCAGGGTCTCATTAAAAA
The Candidatus Cloacimonadota bacterium genome window above contains:
- a CDS encoding sigma 54-interacting transcriptional regulator — its product is MPEKLYQQMHEFVSERFNLSRVLEQIQDSSHSHLMEITGKSGSGKSYLITPIISALQEKYAQIVYFSPHPLYFNHFTELVGILTGLDEHAQMELFEEHYSKYLTGKKYDFFYYFTEQLLKRDLLKPLVLIVDDSDVLDAYSRDFLQYLVQYAADTGIQIVALSQKRLFPFSIEENLPSLGAEDLQKLLSNLFPEAGLSYISEGEILHKISGGNLMILERIFSEMRGQKPKGGFDLSLYLEKTYDPHEVYYQSLQYLSESQLELLITAYTLDGMKLSDISEALGRKGIKTDSKVLVERGLLAIVNDTCVVQKKRAFGLWLEENPDSTPALLKKISTYLKKNDVLPQVLLRLNIRYAAYNAALFNEMLQLFMLISDGESCISIYDYLLSISKNAQEKMQNTVKLAACYSSISQKDKAIDYYRQCLHICTENNLPAEEIVYNLSNTLFAVNSNSFALEIIKKYSPATIDAYWKSRIQLLKGDILTESEEFNEAFETLDTVLQSMGNIEDQHQRYLIQAEAKKIKGKIHYYINEWDQAEEAFKESETMYGLADDHAGLAAIYNNLGVLYMFQGDWEQSETYFLKSLALEKDYYNLNGISVCFNNLGGLMDDKGDAARSLYYLEEALKIQRLLSEPYNITNIYNNIGVTMMDHGDFDRAEDALRKSLETAIEFNFFRNTVASLNNLGALSFKKGDWKGSISYYEKAIKLSEENSFGEGLLRSFNNLGEVYEKSSELNLAYDLYFKGLEMLPSVSDEYIKAELYGNLGSVLTKLHKFKDAYRYLMESFDFFKALGARDKIIEGCQNQAYYFIMTHNADSADYFLNEAFRLATEQQNDFEIGWTYYLRALLERKNPENAKTHLEEALKRFVATNSHYELSLANYELAEVLLDLEEWEQALQILKNNKKVIQHYGSIKLLEQNDILMQRISREYSSQMQEVKFEENLLNQFYEITQKLNTITDLDLIIEQSLTSLIEISEADGGILCLHSTANLPDAWEYKIFRNFSAEDKDYDSFMYLCAEVHQENKVLNYKQPHFAASYNNILLLPLSIRKDTLGAVLLFCKSGSRYFSERIINLLNALSNQIIVIIENIRNANLEKTHATIREQLHEGRLYANIIGKSPEMMKIFEIIEKVKDTPTTVLLEGDSGTGKELIARALHYGSNRAGKAFVAQYCGALPETLLESELFGHVKGSFTGAAYDKKGLFEIADGGTFFLDEIADISQSTQAKLLRFLQEGEVKRVGATKTEKVNVRVVCATNVPLLDKVNKGDFRLDLYYRLNVIRIQVPPLKNRPGDVPLLAIHFLDKYNKRIGKNVSGFTDEAMKTLENYEFPGNVRQLENEIERAVTLVEDNTFIHASDFSEEVHRHFEHSRTIDLLSTKQNLKEAVEELERKMISACMEKYDWNQTQAARELGLSRQGLIKKLQRYNLFRDEG